In Pogoniulus pusillus isolate bPogPus1 chromosome 20, bPogPus1.pri, whole genome shotgun sequence, the following are encoded in one genomic region:
- the CCNE1 gene encoding G1/S-specific cyclin-E1 isoform X2 yields the protein MRARKRKADVATFLQDPDEEVAKIEMTRKKQYENQPPWNSVHKNAHMLIPTPDKDDDPVGVDYSHFMHLSVVPTRASPLPVLGWANREDVWKNMINKEETYVRDKLYMQKHPLLQPKMRTILLDWLMEVCEVYKLHRETFYLAQDFFDRFMATQQNVVKTLLQLIGISSLFIAAKLEEIYPPKLHQFAYVTDGACTEDEILSMELIIMKALNWNLNPLTVVSWLNIYMQVAYLNELYEVLLPQYPQQIFVQIAELLDLCVLDIGCLEYTYGVLAASALYHFSSSELMQKVSGYEWCEIEECVKWMVPFAMALREVGSSKLKHFRGIAPEDLHNIQTHITSLDLLDKAQAKQAILAEQNRTSPFPTGVLTPPQSSKKQSSGLKPI from the exons ATGCGAGCCCGCAAGAGGAAAGCCGATGTGGCCACG TTCTTACAGGATCCTGATGAAGAAGTTGCCAAAATTGAGATGACTAGAAAAAAGCAATATGAAAATCAG CCACCCTGGAATAGTGTTCACAAAAATGCCCATATGCTGATTCCTACTCCAGATAAAGATGATGATCCAGTTGGTGTTGACTACTCTCACTTTATGCATCTAAGTGTTGTTCCAACTAGAGCTTCACCATTACCAGTTCTAGG CTGGGCAAACAGAGAGGACGTATGGAAAAACATGATAAACAAAGAGGAGACATATGTAAGAGATAAACTTTACATGCAAAAGCATCCTCTCCTGCAACCTAAAATGAGAACAATCCTTCTAGACTGGCTAATGGAG GTTTGTGAAGTCTACAAGCTTCATAGAGAAACTTTTTATTTAGCACAAGATTTCTTTGATCGATTTATGGCAACACAACAGAATGTTGTAAAAACACTATTGCAACTTATTGGTATCTCTTCTTTATTCATAGCAGCAAAGCTTGAG gaAATTTATCCCCCAAAGTTGCACCAGTTTGCTTATGTTACAGATGGAGCTTGTACAGAAGATGAAATTCTCAGCATGGAACTGATCATTATGAAG GCTCTTAACTGGAACTTAAATCCACTGACAGTTGTATCATGGCTAAATATTTACATGCAAGTTGCATATTTAAATGAGCTTTACGAGGTATTGCTGCCACAATATCCACAGCAAATATTTGTACAAATAGCAGAG CTCTTGGATCTATGTGTGCTAGATATTGGATGCTTGGAGTACACATACGGAGTACTTGCAGCTTCTGCTTTGTATCACTTCTCCTCGTCTGAGCTGATGCAGAAAGTTTCAG GCTACGAATGGTGTGAGATAGAGGAATGTGTCAAGTGGATGGTTCCATTTGCGATGGCTTTAAGGGAAGTAGGAAGCTCTAAACTCAAACACTTTAGAGGTATTGCTCCTGAAGACTTGCACAACATACAGACACACATAACCAGCTTGGATTTGCTG GACAAAGCTCAAGCAAAACAAGCCATATTGGCTGAGCAAAACAGGACTTCACCTTTTCCCACTGGTGTCCTTACACCCCCACAAAGTAGTAAGAAACAGTCTTCTGGACTGAAGCCAATATGA
- the CCNE1 gene encoding G1/S-specific cyclin-E1 isoform X1: MRRESDCVEEKAPAKGEHAECGMRARKRKADVATFLQDPDEEVAKIEMTRKKQYENQPPWNSVHKNAHMLIPTPDKDDDPVGVDYSHFMHLSVVPTRASPLPVLGWANREDVWKNMINKEETYVRDKLYMQKHPLLQPKMRTILLDWLMEVCEVYKLHRETFYLAQDFFDRFMATQQNVVKTLLQLIGISSLFIAAKLEEIYPPKLHQFAYVTDGACTEDEILSMELIIMKALNWNLNPLTVVSWLNIYMQVAYLNELYEVLLPQYPQQIFVQIAELLDLCVLDIGCLEYTYGVLAASALYHFSSSELMQKVSGYEWCEIEECVKWMVPFAMALREVGSSKLKHFRGIAPEDLHNIQTHITSLDLLDKAQAKQAILAEQNRTSPFPTGVLTPPQSSKKQSSGLKPI, encoded by the exons ATGCGCCGGGAAAG TGACTGcgtggaggagaaggctcccgcCAAGGGGGAACATGCCGAATGCGGTATGCGAGCCCGCAAGAGGAAAGCCGATGTGGCCACG TTCTTACAGGATCCTGATGAAGAAGTTGCCAAAATTGAGATGACTAGAAAAAAGCAATATGAAAATCAG CCACCCTGGAATAGTGTTCACAAAAATGCCCATATGCTGATTCCTACTCCAGATAAAGATGATGATCCAGTTGGTGTTGACTACTCTCACTTTATGCATCTAAGTGTTGTTCCAACTAGAGCTTCACCATTACCAGTTCTAGG CTGGGCAAACAGAGAGGACGTATGGAAAAACATGATAAACAAAGAGGAGACATATGTAAGAGATAAACTTTACATGCAAAAGCATCCTCTCCTGCAACCTAAAATGAGAACAATCCTTCTAGACTGGCTAATGGAG GTTTGTGAAGTCTACAAGCTTCATAGAGAAACTTTTTATTTAGCACAAGATTTCTTTGATCGATTTATGGCAACACAACAGAATGTTGTAAAAACACTATTGCAACTTATTGGTATCTCTTCTTTATTCATAGCAGCAAAGCTTGAG gaAATTTATCCCCCAAAGTTGCACCAGTTTGCTTATGTTACAGATGGAGCTTGTACAGAAGATGAAATTCTCAGCATGGAACTGATCATTATGAAG GCTCTTAACTGGAACTTAAATCCACTGACAGTTGTATCATGGCTAAATATTTACATGCAAGTTGCATATTTAAATGAGCTTTACGAGGTATTGCTGCCACAATATCCACAGCAAATATTTGTACAAATAGCAGAG CTCTTGGATCTATGTGTGCTAGATATTGGATGCTTGGAGTACACATACGGAGTACTTGCAGCTTCTGCTTTGTATCACTTCTCCTCGTCTGAGCTGATGCAGAAAGTTTCAG GCTACGAATGGTGTGAGATAGAGGAATGTGTCAAGTGGATGGTTCCATTTGCGATGGCTTTAAGGGAAGTAGGAAGCTCTAAACTCAAACACTTTAGAGGTATTGCTCCTGAAGACTTGCACAACATACAGACACACATAACCAGCTTGGATTTGCTG GACAAAGCTCAAGCAAAACAAGCCATATTGGCTGAGCAAAACAGGACTTCACCTTTTCCCACTGGTGTCCTTACACCCCCACAAAGTAGTAAGAAACAGTCTTCTGGACTGAAGCCAATATGA